The sequence below is a genomic window from Thalassomonas haliotis.
AGAGGCCGGGATCTGTGGAAGCGCCGTCGTTCTGGTTCTGCTCTATCATCAAGTTGCCGGTGACCGCGCCTATGGCAGGATCATCAAAATGGCGGCACATCTGGGTTAAGGCATCGGCAGCGAAATCCTGGCGTAAGTCGGCGAAGGCCACTAAAGGAGTGCTGACTTGTGCCATGGCCAGGTTTATGGCGGCGGCCTTACCCAGGTTTTGCTCTTGTGCCATCACGCTCAGGCGCGGATAGTCATAGGCCCGGGCCACGGCGACCGTGTTGTCGGTGGAGCCGTCGGATACCAGGATAATATGCAGTTTTTCCTGCGGGTAATCGGTGGCCAGCAGGTTGTCCAGCCGGGCACGGATCCTTTGTTCGCCGTTATAAGCGGCCAAGACCACGGTTATCTCGGGGCAATCGTCCTCTGTCGGTTTATTATCTGTGTTGGCGTTTTGTTGCTGGTTGCGGCTGAACAAGATCAGCAGCAGCGGATAACCGATATAGGCATAAAAGATGACGGCAGCGCTTATGAAAAAAATAACTTCCATTGGTTAAACTCTTATCAACTTACTTCTGATTTTCTCATAATTTTTATTGCCTAACAGACGCTTGGCCAGGGTAAGTCCCTGCTGGATCCCTATGGCTTTCCAGTACATAAATCCTGTGCCCGAGAGCATATTGGCCAGCACCTTGATGCTGGTATTGCTGGTCATGGTTATGCGGCATATCGGCTGTTGGCGCTTATTGTGTCCCAGTATCGAGGTGGCGATATAGGAATAACCCAGCTTCCGGTACAGGGGCAGGACCTGTTTCAGCCCCCTGCCGCCGGGCAAGGCAACGGTGTGGACCTGGCTTTGGGTGATCTCTTCCAGCCTGGCTTTGCTGACTTTCAGCTCCTGCTCCAGTTCGGCGGTCGGCAGGTCCGACATATAGGCATGGGTCTGGCCATGGGCCTGTATGCTCATGCCGGCCCGGTGCATTTCCAGCAGCTGATCGGCGGACATATAGCCTCGGGTATCGATCCAGTCGCTGGTGATATAGAACTCCGCCAGCATATTGCGCTTTTTCAGTTCAACAAAGGCGAAGCTGTAGTTGGAAACATCGCCGTCATCAAAAGTGATCACCACAGGTTTTTTATACTTGCCCGTCAGCGCCTGTTCCAGGGTGACGGCCTGGTAATGGTTGGCCATCAGGTAATCGAGCTGCTCAACAAATGACTCCCGGGTTACGCTGTAGACGGCATCGAAGCAGCCGTCACATGCCGGCGAGGAATGTATGCCGTGGTACATCAGGGAGGTAAAAGAAATTTTGCTCATGGTTTATTTGGTCATTAATTGTTGGATAAAGCCCCGGTGGGCCGTCAGGTTAGTGCAGCCGCTGTCACACTCGGTAGTGACAAAATAGGCGCGGTTGATAAAGTTGCCTTTTAGCAGGCTGGTCAAAGAGCCCAGCTTGACCCGGGTTAAGCTGGTGGTGATCAGATCTCCGCTCTGATACCAGAAGCTGTAAAAATATTGCTTGTTATGATCGGTGAGGACA
It includes:
- a CDS encoding polysaccharide deacetylase family protein; the encoded protein is MSKISFTSLMYHGIHSSPACDGCFDAVYSVTRESFVEQLDYLMANHYQAVTLEQALTGKYKKPVVITFDDGDVSNYSFAFVELKKRNMLAEFYITSDWIDTRGYMSADQLLEMHRAGMSIQAHGQTHAYMSDLPTAELEQELKVSKARLEEITQSQVHTVALPGGRGLKQVLPLYRKLGYSYIATSILGHNKRQQPICRITMTSNTSIKVLANMLSGTGFMYWKAIGIQQGLTLAKRLLGNKNYEKIRSKLIRV